One genomic region from Thunnus maccoyii chromosome 16, fThuMac1.1, whole genome shotgun sequence encodes:
- the marcksl1a gene encoding MARCKS-related protein 1-A, protein MGAQLSKGGVAVEGKAAADPAAAKANGQENGHVKTNGDVSAKPDGEVAAADGNGTAEPAKDGETSAGDAIEPAPAAEGEAAKAEGEAAKDGKKKKKFSLKNSFKFKGISLKKSKKGSEEGKEEATSPTTEDKPEENGHAAKETKEETPAAEVKEGEAAAAAAPEGETKAAEEAPPTEAAPAEEAAAAAPAEDTTPAASEGEAKAE, encoded by the exons atgggAGCCCAGTTGTCCAAGGGTGGAGTAGCTGTTGAGGGGAAAGCCGCCGCCGACCCTGCTGCTGCCAAAGCCAACGGCCAG GAGAACGGTCATGTCAAAACCAATGGCGATGTGTCAGCCAAGCCCGACGGGGAAGTGGCCGCCGCCGATGGTAACGGAACAGCTGAGCCAGCCAAGGATGGCGAGACCAGCGCCGGAGATGCCATCGAGCCCGCTCCCGCAGCCGAGGGCGAGGCCGCCAAAGCAGAGGGCGAGGCCGCCAAGGAtggcaagaagaagaagaagttctCCCTGAAGAACTCTTTCAAGTTCAAGGGCATCTCACTGAAGAAGAGCAAGAAGGGCAGCGAAGAGGGCAAGGAGGAGGCCACCTCCCCCACGACCGAGGACAAGCCCGAGGAGAACGGCCACGCGGCCAAGGAAACCAAAGAGGAGACGCCGGCCGCTGAGGTCAAGGAGGGCGAGGCCGCAGCCGCCGCTGCCCCCGAGGGAGAGACCAAGGCGGCGGAGGAGGCCCCACCCACAGAGGCTGCCCCCGCTGAGGAGGCCGCCGCCGCTGCCCCCGCCGAGGACACGACACCTGCAGCCTCCGAGGGCGAGGCCAAGGCAGAGTGA
- the LOC121880881 gene encoding protein tyrosine phosphatase type IVA 2-like — MNRPAPVEISYDCLRFLITHNPTNAQLGRFIEDLKAFGVNTLVRVCAATYDKTPVEQEGIQVLDWPFDDGSAPPDQVVDDWLNLLQTKFRDEPGCCVAVHCVAGLGRAPVLVALALIECGMEYEDAVHFIRLKRRGAFNSKQLLYLENYKPKLCLRSKDANGQSCSIQ, encoded by the exons ATGAACCGACCAGCTCCAGTGGAGATCTCTTATGACTGTCTGAGATTCCTCATCACGCACAACCCTACCAATGCACAACTGGGAAGGTTCATAGAG GATCTGAAGGCATTTGGTGTTAACACCCTGGTGAGAGTGTGTGCTGCTACGTATGACAAGACACCAGTGGAACAAGAAGGCATACAAGTCCTG GATTGGCCGTTCGACGACGGCTCCGCACCCCCAGATCAGGTGGTTGACGATTGGCTGAACCTGCTGCAGACAAAGTTTAGAGACGAGCCTGGCTGCTGTGTGGCTGTGCACTGTGTTGCTGGATTAGGACG AGCTCCTGTGTTGGTGGCCCTGGCTCTGATTGAGTGTGGGATGGAGTATGAAGATGCTGTTCACTTCATAAGACT GAAGCGGCGCGGAGCGTTCAACTCCAAGCAGCTGCTTTACCTGGAAAACTACAAACCGAAGCTTTGTTTGCGCTCCAAAGATGCAAACGGACAGAGCTGCTCCATACAGTAG
- the gjb9a gene encoding gap junction protein beta 9a has product MNWSGLESLLSGVNKYSTAFGRIWLSMVFVFRVLVFVVAAQRVWGDENKDFVCNTKQPGCTNVCYDHIFPISHIRLWALQLIFVTCPSLMVMAHVKYREGKDRKYVEQHQGSHLYANPGKKRGGLWWTYLLSLVFKAGFDISFLYILYRIYHGYDLPRLSKCSLAPCPNTVDCFISRPTEKKIFMLFMVVSSTLCIFMCICEMIYLIGKRIAKVLKVRYDNQRVLFAEQHELNNIAPPRSQYRRTDPTLAESQLSLNRREKAKEAGASTTL; this is encoded by the exons ATGAACTGGTCGGGGCTAGAGAGTCTGTTGAGTGGAGTCAATAAATACTCCACCGCATTCGGGAGGATCTGGCTGTCCATGGTGTTCGTGTTCCGTGTGCTGGTGTTTGTGGTGGCAGCGCAGAGGGTCTGGGGTGACGAGAACAAAGACTTTGTGTGTAATACCAAACAG CCTGGCTGTACCAATGTCTGCTACGACCACATCTTCCCCATCTCCCATATCCGCCTGTGGGCACTGCAGCTGATCTTCGTCACCTGCCCGTCTCTGATGGTGATGGCTCACGTTAAATACCGCGAAGGGAAGGACAGGAAATATGTGGAGCAACACCAAGGCTCTCACCTGTATGCCAACCCTGGCAAGAAGAGAGGGGGACTGTGGTGGACTTATCTGCTTAGTTTGGTCTTCAAAGCTGGATTCGACATATCATTTCTCTATATTCTGTATCGGATATACCACGGATATGATCTGCCAAG GTTATCTAAGTGTTCACTGGCCCCATGCCCCAACACCGTTGATTGCTTCATTAGTCGTCCAACAGAGAAAAAGATCTTCATGCTGTTCATGGTTGTATCCAGCACGTTGTGCAtctttatgtgtatttgtgagaTGATATATCTCATCGGCAAGCGCATCGCCAAAGTGTTAAAGGTCAGATATGATAACCAGAGGGTCCTGTTTGCTGAGCAGCATGAACTCAATAACATCGCCCCACCCAGGTCCCAGTACCGGAGGACTGATCCAACGTTGGCAGAGAGCCAGCTGAGTTTAAACAGGAGGGAGAAGGCCAAAGAAGCTGGTGCAAGTACAACGCTGTAG